A stretch of Schistocerca cancellata isolate TAMUIC-IGC-003103 chromosome 3, iqSchCanc2.1, whole genome shotgun sequence DNA encodes these proteins:
- the LOC126176057 gene encoding craniofacial development protein 2-like — MASLSSKCSRVSSSPIGSPGGTRLRGASRRVRWCKEKHCIGTWNVRSMYQGKQDIVKREMEKINIDILRISEMRWTDMGEFASDGHTVYYSGHDNNISNGVAFIVSDKVRKAVIGCKYKNDRMMSIRLQGQPLNITVIQVYAPTTDAEKEIIDQFYEDLQELLLSTPKKDIVFIVEDWNAKVGNQAVEGITGKYGLGTTNGAGQILLEFCQKIH; from the coding sequence ATGGCTTCGCTCAGCTCAAAATGTTCCAGAGTTTCAAGTTCCCCAATCGGATCTCCAGGGGGAACCAGGTTGAGAGGAGCTTCACGAAGAGTAAGATGGTGCAAAGAGAAGCactgcataggaacatggaatgtaagatccatgtatcaaggaaaacaagacatagtgaaaagagaaatggagaaaattaacatcgacatattgagaataagtgaaatgaggtggactgacatgggagaatttgcttcggatggccatacggtgtattattctgggcacgataacaacataagtaatggagtagccttcatagttagtgataaagtgagaaaagctgtaataggatgcaaatataaaaatgatagaatgatgtccatcagacttcaaggtcagcccctcaacatcacagtaattcaagtttatgcgcCAACAACTGatgctgaaaaggaaattattgaccaATTCTATGAagatttacaagaattactactgtcaacaccaaaaaaggatATCGTCTTCATAGTTGAAGATTGGAATGCAAAAGTGGGAAATCAAGCTGTAGAAGGTATAACAGGGAAATATGGTCTTGGTACAACAAATGGAGCAGGACAGATACTCCTAGAATTCTGCcagaaaattcattga